The nucleotide sequence ACGAGCACTTCGGCCTGACTCCGCCAAGCGGAACAGGTAGCTTAGATATTTAATTAAAGCTGATTTAGCTAAGCGTAACCTTAGCAAACTTGCGTTTGCCTACTTGCACAACGTAAGTTCCTGCTTCAATCTTCACCTGCTTATCAGATACGGTTGTACCGTCAACCTTCACACCATTTTGCTCAACATTACGCATCGCCTCAGATGTGGATGGCGCCAAGCCAGCAGCCTTTAAGAGCGCTGCAATGCCCATGGGCGCACCAGATAAATTCACCTCTGGAATATCATCTGGAACACCGCCCTTCGCGCGGTGATTAAAGTCTTCTAGAGCCTTTTCTGCAGCAGCCTGTGAATGAAAACGCGCAACAATCTCTTGGGCAAGAAGTACTTTGCAATCTTTTGGATTACGTCCTGCGGCAACTTCCTGCTTCATCAAATCAATCTCAGACATGGGTCGGAATGACAGCAAGGTAAAGTAATCCCACATGAGATCATCAGAGATACTCAAAAGCTTACCGAACATATCGCCAGCGGGCTCGCTGATACCAATGTAGTTCCCTTTCGATTTACTCATTTTCTCAACGCCATCTAGACCTACCAGCAATGGCATAGTCAAAATGCATTGCGGCTCTTGACCATACTCCCTCTGGAGCTCACGACCAACGAGTAAATTAAATTTTTGATCGGTTCCACCGAGCTCTAGATCACTCTTGAGCGCGACTGAGTCATAACCTTGCATCAGTGGATACAAAAACTCATGAATTGAAATCGGCACGCCGTTGCGATAGCGCTTTGTGAAGTCATCACGCTCTAACAT is from Polynucleobacter sp. MWH-UH23A and encodes:
- the tyrS gene encoding tyrosine--tRNA ligase, which gives rise to MTDKPEQKYPLTPEVFAALEITKRGCDELLVEADWVQKLARSQATKTPLRIKLGLDPTAPDIHLGHTVVLNKLRQLQDLGHTVIFLIGDFTSMIGDPSGRNATRPPLTAEEIAVNAETYYRQASMVLDPAKTEVRYNSEWCDPLGARGMIQLAAKHTVARMLERDDFTKRYRNGVPISIHEFLYPLMQGYDSVALKSDLELGGTDQKFNLLVGRELQREYGQEPQCILTMPLLVGLDGVEKMSKSKGNYIGISEPAGDMFGKLLSISDDLMWDYFTLLSFRPMSEIDLMKQEVAAGRNPKDCKVLLAQEIVARFHSQAAAEKALEDFNHRAKGGVPDDIPEVNLSGAPMGIAALLKAAGLAPSTSEAMRNVEQNGVKVDGTTVSDKQVKIEAGTYVVQVGKRKFAKVTLS